Below is a window of Corvus cornix cornix isolate S_Up_H32 chromosome 2, ASM73873v5, whole genome shotgun sequence DNA.
CAGGTCTAGCTGAAAGAAATCTTAAATATTTACTTGGGTAATGCCCAAGTCTCATCATGTTTTGAAGTAAAGAAGTTAATGTTTTAGACCAAAGAGTGTTTTataaacttgattttttttttttttaatgttactgAAAGTACTTAAGAAATATAAACCCTTAAGTGCTTTAAAATCAAGTTATTTACTGACGGAGCCACTTCCTTTAGCAATGAAACCATTACTGCTGCATTGTAACAACTATGTAATTAGTATGACTAGGGAAAAAAACTGTTTCACAGAGATTTCCAAAGTTTCCTGACAGACAGCCTTTGAAGACAGCACTTATTTCTCATCAAGAAATTGTATCTGGGCAAAATTGAGACCCAAACTGTTACAATTTGCTAATATTCTCTTACTCCTCATTCTCCCAAAGAAAACTTTACACCATACTCAACTTACCGAAGTAACGTCTGAACATGATGTTGTTGTTCTTATTATTCTTAGGCACAGAGCTGGTAGCCAGACTCAAAAAACTTGGGGAAAGAGCAgtaaaaaaatttgcaaaagcagcatttctttttgtacAAGGTGCAGATTTTGCTCCAacaaagctttctcttttggGGCAGATGCATATCTGCACTGTGCAGCATAAGAATCACCatcaggagctggcagaggaacCTGATTTTTAAGGTCACAGACCTGGCAGATAGCTAAACCTCAGCTGAGGTCTTGGGGAAGGGGCTAAGTCAACCACTTTGACACAGATTAAGGACACCGGCATTTTAAGCAATCTgtttttacagcagaaaatagTCCTTTCTCCTGAGAGGTTTTGTCTACAGGCACAAAGATGCTTTGGGGATTTCACATGCTCTAAGTCGGAATGGACCATTATGAGCTTGTACCAAAAAGTAGAGCAGGGGCCTGTCTCTGAGTCACTCCAGACATGGGCTGAGTTTCTTCAGTTACATTTAGACTTGAAGACCTCAAGTGCAGAGAGAATGAAAAGGTGGTTTTGAGAGCCTGGTCTCTGCAAAAGATGCCTGTGATCCCACAGGGCAGACCACACCATTGAAAAAAGTGCATTCAGAAAAGGAGCACAACCACGAGCACTCAGAGATCACACAGCAAGCTGGGGCACATGCACTGCCTGAACGCTTCTGCATTGGGAGCACTGTCTCAGCCTTGTCTAAGAACAGGCATGACATTTCCAGGAAGAGGCTAATTTCAAAACCAACAccctgccgtgggcagccaCCAGTCTGCCATGAAGTGTCTGATAAAAGCAGTCATGGTGGCACAGGAAGACAGAGCAGCCCTTTAACCAGACAGCAAGTAGCTCTCTTTGACTGGCTATCAAAGGCATTGGTTGCACTTCCCCACTGAGTGACCAGGGAGCACTTTTTGTCCCTGTGACACCCATCTTCACAAAATCCTCTGCCCAGCTTCTCATGGGACACAGAGGAGTTCTACCATGTTCTCTGGGGGTCTGTGAGAAGACAGTTGTCCTGAGCTTTTCAGAGACCAAGTTACACAAAGCTGTGCTTCTGCATCTGGCTCACAGTCCTACCAGGGActtgggaaaaggggaggctTTGAAGACTGGAGGGGCTGACGTCACAGTCACAAGCCTTTCTCTGCTACCACTGTAGCAGAACTTGCCTGAGGactttcacagctctgctgcacactCACCTCCCAGGCCCTGACTCCTTCTTGCAAGGGAAGGCCAGTCCCTCACACAGTCCCTAAATCAAGAATAGCCATGCCTCAGATTCAATCCgccatttctctgtttctggtTAGGCCAGGCAGCTGAcaggctctgctgaggaggaaaaatgCATGTGATAATTTACACGTGGGAAATGACACACAGCACACTTCCAACATGCACCAGTGTGACTCCACAGCTGTGTGGGGTGGGTTTCCCAGGAGCTCTGCGATTTCATTCTCTTTCACACCTTGACATAGTAGTGCTTCTGTGCTCATcagcaaaatgcatttcagaaggGAACATCAGCATGTTTCATTCTCTTCACTGCAAAGCTTGGAGATTCCTCTAGtttaatgtcttctttttctccttccagacCAATACACCATGGCAAATGAAACCACAGACTTCACCGACTGGGCAGTGACAACAGAATTTGACTATGGCGATTCGACACCATGCATGGGAATTGAGGAAAAGCACTTTGCAGCAAAATTTTTGCCACCTCTTTATTCTTTAGTGGTGATATTTGGCCTGACAGGCAACATGCTTGTTGTCCTTATCCTGGTAAAATACAAGAGGCTGAAGAGTATGACTGACATCTACCTGCTCAACTTGGCAATTTCTGAtctgctgtttgtgttttctctccctttttggGCTTATTACGCAGTTCATGACTGGATTTTTGGGGAGGCACTGTGTCAAATTCTGTCAGGTGTCTACCTTCTTGGCTTCTACAGTGGCATCTTTTTCATAATCCTCTTGACCCTGGACAGGTACCTGGCCATAGTGCACGCGGTGTTTGCTTTGAAAGCCAGGACAGTCACCTACGGCATCCTCGCCAGTGTCGTCACTTGGGCTGTTGCTGTTCTTATTTCTGTTCCTGGGGTAGTATTTCACAAAACTCAGAAGGAAAGTTCAGGCTACACTTGCACTGCTCATtatccagcagagcagagaaatacATGGAAGCAATTCCTCACCTTAAAAATGAACATCCTGGGACTTTTTATTCCAATGTTAATTATGATCTGCAGCTACACACAAATTATAAAGACGTTATTGCAATGTAGGAATGAGAAGAAACATAAAGCAGTCAGGCTTATTTTTATCATCATgattatctatttttttttctgggcacCATACAACATTTGCATTCTCTTGCGTGATTTTCAAGGTGCATTTTCCATCTCTACTTGTGAAGGAAATGGTCAACTGCACAAAGCAATCCAAGTGACAGAAACAATCTCAATGATCCATTGTTGTATCAACCCTGTAATTTATGCTTTTGCTGGAGAAAAATTTAGGAAATATCTTCACAGCTTTTTCCGAAAGCAGATTGGGGTCCACTTGTCTAAATACTGTCCTGTTTTCTATGTTGACACAGCTGAACGAGCTAGCTCCACCTACACACAATCTACCGGAGAACAAGAAGTTTCTGCTGCATTGTAAGTTGTGTCTAGTGAAAAAATGGAATTGACTCTTGTGAGATCAACTCTGTGATGAAAGCCTACTGAATCTCTCCTGGATATTCTTTCtaaggcagctgaaaaaaaaaaaaatcacagaatacaTATTTATCAAAGTTTGCTTTTGCTCATAGACTTGGgtatttgtaaataaatgaaaatcatgTAGCAAATTACCTGATTTGGGGCCTGAGCTAGCAGGCTAACAGATTTTTTGAAGTGAACTAGAGGCTATAAATTTACACTGGTTCTTTGGAAACATCTCTTGACTGTACATTACACAAGATATCTCACTCATTTAAACTCAGTCTCAGTCACATTTTTTACTAGGCTGGTTGTGTATCTCTGTAAATAACGCTAAATTACTGAGGTCTGTGATACCGCATGGAATGGAAAATTTTATACACTTAGAATAGACtctgatattttcctttctgtacgGTTGAACCATACATAAACCACTTAGATCTTTCTCATAATAGTTCTAACTACTAGGGGCTAATACCTGAGTGATTTTAGAGTTTGATATTTCTGAAGGCTCTCTTTTACTCATCTGCTGTTTTATATGCTATTCACACTAAAAAGCTAATATAATTGCAGAAAATCAGTGTGgtaacagtattttaaaaataaagtattgcAAATGGAGCTTTAACTAGGTTGGATCAAACATGAACGATGAGCCAACAGTGTTTTAGCTTTTTAGTGCAGTGATTTTGCTTGCCATTTTTGTAGCCTacataaaacttaaaaaaaagaatgtggGCATAATGGCTGCCAAACCACAGCAGCGTTAGAGGTGTGAAAATGATTTCTGAACAGGATTAACACAGATGTTTTTAAGATAAGTGTATGTTAGAAACATTTAAGTTAACAAAACATCTGaataagtaaaaatattctctgttcTACAGAGTCAAGGGCATAGAGCATCTCTCTTGTTTTAGAAGCTGGTATCATTTGGGGGGCTATGACAATGGGAGTCTTTTGCCATTTAGGAGTTTCACAGAGAGCAAAAGCTTCCATAATTAGTGAGACTGATGGTTAAATGTGACTGATTCTCTGTGAAGCTCAGAACCTCTAAAGCATGGGAACAcatagaaaacatgaaataaatatggGGCTACTCACGTGCTTAAGAACATAACAAAATCACACTATTAATTAATTTGGGCCAAGTTCTCCTTCTAACAGTTCTTATATTTCCCCTAAGACTTATTGTATTGGACAACTTTGGagacaggaaattaaaaatgaatattttgtttgctgttcctATCCAGAAGGGCAATTTCTGTTTCCCAACTTCTCTAGACAGccttttaaataatattttcaaataagcaAATGTTTCAAGAAGTCTCAAAGAAATTTTACAGTGGAAAGTTCTTGTGAAAGCAGGAAGTGGAATAGGGAAATCTTTGCTTCTCAAACCACTTGTTTTGAATTATTCATTTTTGTCATATTAAACACCACTTTGGAACTACGTCCACTTGGGAAGTGTAACAGAAGTATACCATACCTTCTCATTTACCAGATTTTCAGCTTCATACTCTTCTTAAGGGCCCTGTACATCAATTATTTTCTGGACTTTgtatatgcttttaaaatgggTGCCTATATCAGCATAATGAGAAATACATGCAGGAACTTCTAGTCAGGctgcatttatatatatatatatatatatatatgtgttgggtttgtttttttttacttatggAATACATTtatgaaaacaattttgtattttattctgctcttgACAATAACTTTCACTTGGCCTTGAAAACACCTTGCCTTTAGAAAACTACTTTCTCTGGAGCGCTTTGATGCCAGACACAGTAATGAATCTTTATCAGCTCTTCAGGAGTAAAGAACAACAACCAAACTTGCATGGACACGCTGACGAACTTTCTGAGAGGCATGTCAAAAAGCTGCCCTGATCCTTCTGCAGCATGGACCTCCAATCATGGCTCTTTCTAAGCAACAAGCAGCTTCTGGAGGAAAGAGGTAGAACTGAGACTGGTGGCCCAGTGGATCAGCAGCTTATCAAGAGTTTCCATCACTTCACTGGAAAGGGATCACACTTCACATGAAAACAAGTCGTATTTCAGCTACTGCAGTGAACTGTGATCCACATTCAAGGAGACAATTGAAAACACAGTATTTGGTAGCACTGCTTGTACATTCAATTAAGGACTCCGCCAATAACTATAATAGCATTTTGCATTATACCATCCATTAAAGTTGGTTAACTTTTTTGTTAGACCTCTTGATCCTTTCCCACCTCCATCCCCAATTTTTTAGAATAGGCCAGAAGAATGGAAAAGGAGGATAAATTCTTCATAACTCTGAAAGAACAGGCAGGACAAACTCAGGGTTTTACAATTGGACTAAGAACCagcaaaatcaaataaaacagGACCATCAAGATAACTCCAGTGCTCTTAACTGCTTGTCACTAATAATCTAATAATAAATATGCTATTTTGGTTGTCattacatttgtttttgtttacaTTTACCAGTGGGAAAAACAGTATCTCAGACAATTCATACTGATCCTAGATGGTGGATATtggtggtttttaaaataaataagcgTACAAAAGAATTCCAGTGACCTAAGTAATTAGGTCACCTAGCAAACAGCTAACAATTACGGTGGACTTGTGCACACACTTCAGTTCTAAAGATTACAGTGCCATCATGTGGTCTCACTGTAAAGTTTGATGCCAACAAATATGCACTACTCCAGCAAGGTTTTTGGtgctttccttcttcagaacattttttggaggaatttcttcacagaaagggtgattaggTATTGGAATGGGCATCCCAGGGAGGAttggagtcactgtctctggagGTGCTTAAGGACAGACAGGATGTGGCGCTCAGTGCCATGGTGTGGTTGACagggtggtgtttggtcatggaatggactcaatgatctcagaggtcttttccaagctaacTGATGCTGTGATCTCTTTTCCTAAGGGAATCTTCTAATGGAATGACTCCCCTCACTACAGCCATTATCTCTATTATGGAAAGAGCAGCAAGCCACTGTGGTGACTAAGAACGGAATGGAGGTCCATTGGATGCATAGGCAGGATCACCCTGTAATGCTGCAGGCAGATGCCAATAGTGCGGTTCAAGATTCCATACCCTGCTCTGGAAGGAGAGCATTTGATGTTCTTTCTCACAGCTTGGAAGCTACAAGCTACAAGAATGAAAGTGAAGTGCAAGTCCTACACCAGGGTCATGGGAACCAGACACATATCCAGGTTGGGTATAGAAGTGACTGAGAGCAGCCCTATGGAGAAAGACTTGGGGGTGATGGTTCATGAAAAACTTGACTCACTTCACTCTTTTCTGGCTGCAATTACCACTGGGCAACAacgttttggttttttcttcgTGACgatgttatcacagaggtgttaccaccatttctagttggcccagccttggccagtggcaggtCCATCTTTGGAGacatcagggattggctctgctggacatggagcAAGCTTCGGGCAGCTGCTTAAAGAAGCGACCTCTACAGCCCTCTGGTTACCAAAAACCTGGCCGTGCAAACCCAATACAcagtatctgaagggggcctagagggaagccagagagggactcaTCATCAGGACCTGCAGTGATAGGACGAAGAGTAATGGGCACAAATTAAAAGAGGGTAAATTTAtgttagatattaggaaaacattttttactgtgaCGGTGGTGAGGAGCAGGTTGCCCAAggaggttgtggatgcctcaaccctggcagagttcaaggccaggttggatgcgGTATagagtaacctggtctagtgggacGTATCTGCCATAGCAGGGAAGACTGGGACCGGATGctctttaaggtctcttccagccctttATCCCCCTGTGATTCCGTAAGTATTTTCCCCTCCCGCCTCTCCCGGCGCCCCGCGCTCCCTCAGCAGAGCCTCTGCCGCCCGCCCCGGCACGCGCCTCCCAGCGCCCCCTGCGGGCGGAGCGCGAGCGCGCAGCCCCGCCGAGCCCCtcggcccgccccgccccggccccgcccccacCGTGCAGACCCCGCCCCGCGCCTGCGCAGTGCCAGCGCCGGCGCTTTCCCGCGCGGGTGagcggccgggcgggggcggctGCGGTGGGGCCGGGTCTGTGGGGACCGGGAGTGCCGGGCGCCCGCTGCCCAGCGGCCACCCTTCCGTGCGGGCCTTGGGCCCCGTGGGGAAGGGGCCTCCTGGTGGGGCCGGCCTGTCCCCGCCCCTCCGTCCCCGTTTGAAGTCGGCGCCACCGAGGCCGGGTGGGGTGCGTCGGGCCCGTGGCTCGGCGGGAAGAGGGACAGGGCGAGAGGGGTTCCGGGCTGCGGCGGGAATGTCAGGGCGCTCACTGGGTTTTGCTTCTTAGTTAAAGGATGAGAAGTAGTAAGGAGCCGTTTTTTGTGAAGTTCATAAAGTCTTCCGGGAGCTCGGAGTATTTTTCTAAAGCCCTTGAGGTAAGTGGGTTTGGTCACCTATGTGAGCTTGGTGAATTGCCATGTGATTTCTGTGGCTGAGTTAGCTGCATGTGCCATACAATAGGCTAGCTTACATGTGTACACCTGGAAATAAAGCTGTTTCTATAGCTGGGGTGTTTAGTGTGTAAGAGCAATTTTGCTGAAGAACTTACTTAACGAAATAGCTTCAATTTGAAAACCTGGTGACGTGTAGGGAAGGGACATGTAGCCTGGAAGGCCTATGTGGTGGTCACTCATCTAAACACAAACTTTAGAAGGACACTGTGCATCGTTTTACATCTTGGGAGGTTAGTGTGAGCCAAAGGCACCATGTGGCAGGATCAGGTCCTGAAGGCTTCTGTGCTGAATATTTAAGTCAGAATATTGTGAAGACTCAAGGGAATGAGGGGGACACCCATGAGATGTTTTAGCTCTTTCTTCTGCCAGTATCTGTTTGCATGGTAGCTTTGTTGTGACCTGTTTCAAGGATATGCACTTGTGGAGTTTGCACAGGACTGCCTCTATTAATTACTTGCTAATTAGATAAATGTTGTATGCATCATTTACCTGCAGTCTATAAAAGAATTCCAGTCAGAAGAACATCTTCAGATCCTTGAAGAAGAAACAGTACtcaatataaaagaaaatgataaatcaCTTTACATTTGTGATCCTTTCCAAGGCGTGGGTTTCAGTCACCTCAAAAAGGTATGTCACCCAGCAACTTACTTTGAGCtctattgttttcatttttagaagCACTTGTGTCCACACTTGCATCCTGTATGTTCTCTCCTGCACTGAGTGTAGCAGTAGGAACTTCACTGCATCCTGTATTTAAGGAAGAAGGTGACCAGCAAACCATAATGattattttcaaacatttggaaaaataaatggtatGGTTGGTGCTGGTTCTGCTGGAGTCCCTAAGATGGTTCTTACACCTTTTATCTCCTGATAAATGTGATTTGGTTTGACTGCCAGGAGTTGTCTAGTGGACAGAGATAGGCTAGCTGGAATTCTTTGACCATAGCCATAGCATTGGCTGATTTACTGAGGCCAGAAAATCTACAGTGATTGTACAGAAAATCCACAGCTGAAAGTGAAAACTGTCAGCTACCTGGAGATGCTAGAGGAGAGGGAGGACAGACCAAGGACCCTGTCTTCCTCAGAACTCAGGGACAAGGAAAGCCTTCCTGATGCCAGTGTACCCACTGcatattttctttgtgcttttcctgtTATTTTATTGCAGCTTGGCTGTAGGATTGTTGGACCACAGGTAGTCCTGTACTGCATGCAGTCGCAGCGGTGTGTCCCGAGAGCTGAGTATCCCGTGTACAACATGACCATGGCCGACGTCACGGTGTCCTGTaccagcctggagaaggatgTGAGGGTAAGGCCTTCCCAGGGATGGATTGTTCAGCTGGTTGTCGTTGACATTTGCTTTGCATGGCTCATTACTAAGGCAGCAGTCAGAGCATAGAAGTCTCCTTGTGCCTGTGTCTAGATCCATCAAGTCTTCTGTAGCTTGTAGACTATGTGTGGTTTGCTCACATATTAATACACCTCAAATATGTTTATATGTGTTTACTTTATATTTATTCCAATATCCTTTTCTCATACTACCTAAAATGTCAACCATCTGCAAAATTTTGCTCATACAGCATAGTAGTGATGTTTTTATTTGGAGTATATTATGTTCTACTTATAGTAAGTGCAAATAAAATGGAAACTACAGTTAGGCTTTTATGGCTTCCATATAGATGTATTTAGTATTTTTGAACAGTTTTTAGGGGAAATCAGGGACAATTGAAATCCAcattttgggggggttttttaaggTGAACATGACTGTCATGtaggttctttttttcccctgataattttctatatttttttttgcccatCCAGGAAGAAGTTCACAAGTATGTGCAAATGATGGGTGGATGTATATACAGAGACCTCAACATGTCAGTGACTCATCTGATAGCTGGAGAAGTTGGCAGCAAGAAATACTTGGTAGCTGCTTCCCTGAAGAAACCTGTTTTGCTTCCCTCTTGGGTTAAGACATTGTGGGATAAGTCTCAGCAACGgtatgaaaaaaacaaaactgattttgttttggggACTGGTAAATCTTATGTACCGActaatttcttttcctagttGAGTTTACTTGGAAAATAACTACTTTATCTCACTCCTGTAGCATAATGAGGTACACTGATGTTAACATGGAGGACTACGCTTGTCCTGTGTTCCTCGGCTGCACGATCTGTGTAACTGGCTTAAGCAGCTCTGACAGGAAAGAAGTCCAGCGCCTCACTGCTGAGCATGGTGGGCAATACACGGGGCAGCTCAAGATGAATGAATGCACTCACCTCATAGTTCAAGAGCCAAAAGGTAAAACTAACAGAGTAAATGCTGTTTGCACTTCTGGAGTTGAAGTAGTGTGAATGTGTGTAAGCACAAGAGCTGGAACTGCCTCTGTGTTTGCTTCGGTGTTGCTCTTACTGCTTCTGTTTAGGGAATCACTGTTGATGGCAAGAGTAACACAGGGTGCCTTTGCTTTGCTCTAAAGACATGAGAAAGagagcaaaagaggaaaaaaagctagAGGCATAGATGGTatttaaagaagggaaaagagaaaatcctaGAAGGggctaaaggaaaaaaaatcttcttttggGAGAGCTGGATAGGACTTAATTTGTACTGTGATTGAAACTGGATTGTGGCTTGATGTTTTTTACCTGATTATTCTTTGTGTCTTCCAAACTCCctactaaaataaaatgaaagctccttttccttcctcttggGAAGGTGAAAGGATTTTACTTTTATtgtgagaagaaaggaagggttttcttttttttccccaatttctctctctttgcctACAGTGAAATATCCTTGGactttttgaattttttttgtgtgtgcttgaatgctttaaagcctttttcccttttttgtttctttaatgcCTCGTCATACCATGAGTTAGCCAtccatgagatttttttttactctaacTTTATTTAGAGTATAAACAGCATATCAACAGTCCAGTAAAACATAATCTGTCCATTAAAATCAGTTATTTGAATTTATAAATTTCTTAATGTCCAGCCATCTTCCAGCAATCACTGTTTAATGCTTTAGTCTTTTAAtgattgtgattttttttttaaattttgtttacatCTGGAAGGTCAAAAGTATGAATGTGCCAGAAAGTGGAATGTgcactgtgtgtctgtgcagtggTTTTCTGACAGCATCAAGAAAGGCTTCTGTCAGGATGAGACAATGTATAGAATAGAGGCTGGATCAAAACTGCATAATGCACCCAGTACATCAACACCTACAAATGACACCAGCAAGCCTCATAGTAagtaagatattttaaaatgtgttcaaaTAAGATAGGAAATACTTGTATTAAGGAGGAAGAACTGTTTTGAGATGAGTAAGGTACTTGCTTTTACAGCAGTGGTTTGACAGTTTGGGTTCTAGATTCAGCTTAAGCATAAAACACAACAGATTGCTTTTATGCACATTGAGTATTCCAACATGTGTAGACTTGAAACATGTGGATGATTGTTACAAAAGTAAACTTGAATCAGGTGTATGATTTTCTGCTTGAGAGCCAGTGGTGTATATCTAGAAAAGCACAATAGTTTATACGTTTGTAGTTTAAAACAAGTGTCTGTAATGAATTTAAGCTTATAGCAGTcttggggggtggggggaaaaatactgattttgaagtttttaataatatttttctatttttttcattatacaCTTGGTTTTACTTACTCCATGATagtaacagaaaagaaaagtattttgtaagCCCGCATGGTGGCATGAAAGATAAACAGCTTTAGTGTGTGTACTTGGTACTGATTCCTACTTCTTTTAAGTTACAGAGTTTTGCATTGATTTCTCTACTACAGAgaatcttttttaattttaaaagtgtttctaATAGGTGGCCACAAAACTAGAATAAAAGCTGTGAAAGCAAGTCTCATTGGCTGCTGTCATTGGTGTCATCCTTTAGGGAATAAGCAGGAGGGGTATAAGCACTTTTTCGAGTAAGACCATGCTCAATCTGtgtgtgaagaaaacaaaggttttaCTTACCTAGTATTTTTCATACTTCagactttacatttttttacagCACCACAAAATCATAAGTGGTaggtttgtattttctttaatgaagcagcagagagagctgaGCCAAGTCTAAtgcctcttttttatttttaactttatttaaaGATCATACCCTTTCGGACGTCAGCCACATTTCCAATATCAATTTAAGCGGTGTTAATGAAACTGCATGTAGTTCAGCTATGAGCAGCAGACTGGATCCTCTTCCTGATGAGCTGGAAAACTTGGACATAAGTTCTTTTCAAGCCCCTGAAGATTTGTTAGATGGGTGTCGAGTATGTTTAACAATGTATACTTTGAAATGTTCCATTTTAACAAGTGAAAGCAACTATGTTGAAACACTGGCACTTTCTGCTTGAGTAAATTGTTTCCGTGGTCAACAACGAATATTAGATATCTCCACATGCTGT
It encodes the following:
- the LOC104689000 gene encoding C-C chemokine receptor type 5-like; protein product: MANETTDFTDWAVTTEFDYGDSTPCMGIEEKHFAAKFLPPLYSLVVIFGLTGNMLVVLILVKYKRLKSMTDIYLLNLAISDLLFVFSLPFWAYYAVHDWIFGEALCQILSGVYLLGFYSGIFFIILLTLDRYLAIVHAVFALKARTVTYGILASVVTWAVAVLISVPGVVFHKTQKESSGYTCTAHYPAEQRNTWKQFLTLKMNILGLFIPMLIMICSYTQIIKTLLQCRNEKKHKAVRLIFIIMIIYFFFWAPYNICILLRDFQGAFSISTCEGNGQLHKAIQVTETISMIHCCINPVIYAFAGEKFRKYLHSFFRKQIGVHLSKYCPVFYVDTAERASSTYTQSTGEQEVSAAL